Proteins encoded together in one Ignavibacteria bacterium window:
- a CDS encoding DNA-3-methyladenine glycosylase I — protein sequence MKKNIKDCEWTGNNPLMIEYHDKEWGVPLHDDRKLFEFIILDAFQAGLSWNTIINKRKNFKKAFDNFNVKKIAKYDEKKYELLMNDAGIIRNQLKIRATITNAKAFLKVQKEFGSFDKYIWQFTGGKTIVNKWKTLKEIPAKTKESDAMSKDLLTRGFKFVGSTICYAFMQAAGMVNDHLVSCSRYKEVQKIQQ from the coding sequence ATGAAGAAAAATATAAAAGACTGTGAATGGACCGGAAACAATCCGCTCATGATAGAATATCATGATAAAGAATGGGGTGTACCGCTTCATGATGACAGAAAACTTTTTGAGTTTATAATACTGGATGCATTTCAGGCGGGGTTAAGCTGGAATACAATCATAAACAAAAGAAAGAATTTCAAAAAAGCTTTTGATAATTTTAATGTGAAGAAAATCGCGAAATACGATGAGAAGAAATATGAATTGCTGATGAATGATGCCGGGATAATCAGGAATCAGCTGAAGATACGGGCAACGATAACAAATGCAAAGGCGTTTCTTAAGGTGCAGAAAGAATTTGGGAGTTTTGATAAATACATCTGGCAGTTTACGGGGGGTAAAACGATAGTGAATAAATGGAAAACGTTAAAGGAAATTCCAGCAAAGACGAAAGAATCTGATGCTATGAGCAAGGATCTGCTGACGAGGGGGTTTAAATTTGTAGGTTCGACGATATGTTATGCGTTTATGCAGGCGGCGGGGATGGTGAATGACCACCTTGTGAGCTGCAGCAGGTATAAGGAAGTGCAGAAGATACAGCAATGA
- a CDS encoding PAS domain S-box protein has protein sequence MKETDKKSKTDTVNNVKITEKISPEKLFTFIESIPDYIALYDKKGNYVYLNHYAKGYTQEETIGKHYTLYLPEESKKIYRKAFNQAKKTGETQYVEYFAPGNDGAVKYYESYIVPLTESGTFLNMMVIARDISEKKAIENSLKESEANARAIMESTSDSIILIDKKGFVLDTNEGHANRFGLTRKDLIGKNLKEFLPKNLYRTRFKNVKKCLETGKPVNGEDLRDNRYTEFGIYPIKTNKKKPDRVSVFSRDITEKKQLVEELERIKDFSENLLQTANTIIVGLDINGRVKFINNAGEKITGYTKEEIKNLDWFEVLVPKDRFPEVWKMFDILTAGKELKNFENPIITKSGEERHILWQNNQMYENGKISGTLSFGLDITERKKAEEETKSSFSLLRIAGKTAKFGGWSVDLSNNKLEWSDEVAKIHEIPAGYSPTVEEGINFYAPEYRETIKKLYGDCVKRGVSFDKELQIITAKREKRWVRSIGEVERDADGKIIKVYGGFQDITEQKKAEEELRNSENKFRLLFDDSPSILFLIQEDGKYYNANKAAVKRYGYTADEFRNLTPMDITLPENMSEASKKVSNALIKELHFEWIHVTKDGSSFPVEIFTKPITINNRSFIFVEVNDITKRKQAENELRLSEEKFRRAFLSNPGIACISTIKEGTFIDVNEKFCKGIGWEREEVIGKTSKELNIFEDYQNREKIIAIINKNAFINDFELRIRTKSGEIKDTIYAAEKIYMDNKECILSQIFDITERKKTQEALKENKELYHSLFEKNTAVKLLIDPKDGAIVDANSAASMYYGYPHDKLTEMKISDINTLTAAALSEEMQEVLLEKKSYFNFKHRLSDGNIRDVEVYSSPIYIKGRALLQSIIHDITERKKTEELLKKSENNLREMNAAKDKFFNIIAHDLRSPFSSILGFSNLLEEQMETKDYEGIEEYASFIHKSATHAKSLLENLLNWSRSQTGKMEFRPEYIDLKELLEETLLSLNDVSAQKTITIMTKMDKNVPVIADKTMTGIVLRNLISNAIKFSHPSGEILVSAEQNPDEILVSVKDSGVGIAKEDITKLFRIDMNHTTLGTNREKGTGLGLLLCKEFIEKHRGKIWVDSKEGKGSTFYFTLPKNWATG, from the coding sequence TTGAAAGAAACGGACAAAAAATCAAAAACCGACACTGTAAACAATGTAAAAATAACAGAGAAGATAAGTCCCGAAAAGTTATTTACATTTATTGAGAGCATACCTGATTACATAGCTTTATACGACAAGAAAGGAAACTATGTATATCTAAATCATTACGCAAAAGGTTATACACAAGAAGAAACCATAGGCAAGCACTATACACTCTACCTTCCGGAAGAATCCAAGAAAATTTACAGAAAAGCATTTAATCAAGCAAAAAAAACGGGCGAGACGCAGTATGTAGAGTATTTTGCACCCGGTAACGACGGAGCGGTGAAATATTATGAGAGCTATATTGTTCCTTTGACTGAATCCGGAACATTTTTAAACATGATGGTGATAGCGAGGGATATTTCGGAGAAAAAAGCCATTGAGAACTCGCTTAAGGAAAGTGAAGCAAATGCGAGGGCAATAATGGAATCAACTTCAGACTCGATAATATTAATAGATAAAAAAGGGTTTGTCCTCGATACGAATGAGGGGCATGCAAACAGGTTTGGTTTAACCCGAAAAGATTTAATCGGAAAAAATCTGAAAGAGTTTTTACCCAAAAATTTATACAGAACCAGGTTTAAGAACGTAAAAAAATGTTTGGAGACGGGAAAACCCGTTAACGGAGAGGATCTCCGTGATAATCGATACACAGAATTCGGTATATATCCAATCAAAACGAATAAGAAAAAGCCTGACAGGGTGTCAGTGTTCTCAAGAGATATAACAGAAAAAAAGCAATTGGTTGAAGAACTGGAAAGGATAAAAGACTTTTCAGAAAACCTTTTGCAAACTGCTAATACGATTATAGTCGGACTTGATATTAACGGCAGGGTAAAATTCATAAACAATGCCGGAGAAAAAATAACAGGTTATACGAAAGAAGAGATAAAAAATCTTGATTGGTTTGAAGTTCTCGTACCAAAAGACCGTTTTCCTGAAGTCTGGAAAATGTTTGATATACTTACAGCAGGAAAGGAATTAAAGAATTTCGAGAATCCAATAATAACAAAGTCCGGAGAAGAGCGACACATACTTTGGCAAAACAATCAAATGTATGAAAACGGGAAAATATCCGGCACGTTATCTTTTGGATTAGACATCACGGAAAGAAAGAAAGCAGAAGAGGAAACCAAATCAAGTTTTTCTCTGTTAAGAATTGCCGGGAAGACAGCAAAATTTGGTGGATGGAGTGTAGATCTTTCTAACAATAAATTAGAATGGTCGGATGAAGTTGCGAAAATTCATGAGATCCCTGCTGGATACTCACCTACTGTTGAAGAGGGTATCAATTTCTATGCACCTGAATACAGGGAAACAATTAAAAAACTCTATGGAGATTGTGTAAAAAGAGGTGTATCATTTGACAAAGAATTACAGATAATCACAGCAAAAAGAGAGAAACGATGGGTCAGGTCAATAGGAGAGGTGGAAAGAGATGCAGACGGGAAGATAATAAAAGTGTACGGAGGGTTTCAGGATATAACAGAACAAAAGAAAGCCGAGGAAGAATTACGAAACAGTGAGAATAAATTCAGACTGTTGTTTGACGACAGCCCAAGCATACTGTTTTTAATACAGGAAGACGGGAAGTATTACAATGCCAATAAAGCTGCAGTAAAAAGGTACGGATACACAGCCGATGAGTTCAGGAATTTAACACCAATGGACATCACACTTCCTGAGAATATGAGTGAAGCATCAAAAAAGGTATCGAACGCTTTAATAAAAGAGTTACACTTTGAATGGATACACGTCACAAAAGACGGGTCAAGCTTTCCAGTAGAAATATTTACAAAACCCATAACTATAAATAACCGTTCTTTTATTTTTGTCGAGGTAAACGATATAACAAAAAGAAAGCAGGCAGAAAATGAACTTAGGCTTTCGGAAGAAAAATTCAGAAGGGCATTCTTGTCAAACCCGGGAATAGCATGCATCAGTACTATCAAAGAAGGGACCTTTATTGATGTGAATGAAAAGTTCTGCAAAGGTATCGGTTGGGAGCGCGAAGAAGTAATCGGCAAAACATCGAAGGAATTGAACATTTTTGAAGACTATCAAAACAGGGAAAAAATTATTGCAATAATAAATAAAAACGCTTTTATTAATGATTTTGAATTAAGAATAAGAACAAAGAGCGGAGAAATAAAAGACACCATTTATGCAGCCGAGAAAATATATATGGACAACAAGGAATGCATACTTTCGCAAATATTCGACATAACAGAGAGGAAAAAAACGCAAGAAGCATTGAAAGAAAACAAAGAATTGTATCATTCTTTATTTGAGAAAAACACAGCGGTAAAACTATTGATTGACCCAAAAGACGGTGCGATAGTTGATGCCAACTCGGCGGCATCAATGTATTACGGATATCCGCATGACAAATTGACTGAAATGAAAATCAGTGACATTAATACTTTGACTGCCGCTGCGCTTTCGGAGGAGATGCAAGAGGTATTGTTAGAAAAGAAATCTTACTTTAATTTCAAGCATAGACTATCCGACGGAAATATTCGAGATGTAGAAGTATATTCGAGTCCGATATACATTAAAGGACGCGCGTTACTACAGTCAATAATTCACGACATCACAGAAAGGAAAAAAACCGAAGAACTATTAAAGAAGAGTGAAAATAACCTGCGCGAGATGAATGCGGCAAAAGACAAATTCTTTAATATAATTGCACATGATTTAAGGAGTCCCTTCAGTTCAATTTTAGGATTCAGCAATTTACTGGAAGAGCAAATGGAAACAAAAGATTATGAAGGAATAGAGGAGTATGCAAGTTTTATTCACAAATCAGCAACTCATGCAAAGTCATTATTGGAAAATCTTCTCAATTGGTCGCGTTCACAAACGGGTAAAATGGAATTTAGACCTGAATACATAGATTTGAAAGAGCTACTGGAAGAGACATTACTATCACTTAACGACGTTTCGGCACAGAAGACAATAACCATAATGACGAAAATGGACAAGAATGTTCCTGTTATTGCGGACAAGACAATGACGGGGATAGTATTAAGAAATTTAATTTCTAATGCCATAAAGTTCTCACATCCGAGTGGAGAGATTTTAGTGTCTGCTGAGCAAAATCCTGATGAAATACTTGTATCGGTAAAAGACAGCGGAGTTGGAATAGCAAAGGAAGACATAACAAAACTATTCAGGATAGATATGAATCATACTACGTTAGGAACAAACAGAGAAAAGGGAACGGGATTAGGGTTACTACTTTGCAAGGAGTTTATAGAAAAACACAGAGGAAAGATTTGGGTTGATAGCAAAGAAGGAAAGGGAAGCACATTTTATTTCACTCTTCCCAAGAACTGGGCTACAGGTTAA
- a CDS encoding bifunctional UDP-sugar hydrolase/5'-nucleotidase produces MKKTFFVLLLTFICGYSFSQDNVKEISILHWNDFHARNLPYKTSKKKDGETINYFVGGTASMLGYLNKFRNENSLVLHGGDDYQGSPISSITKGLSQIELLNLYNIDAFVIGNHEFDYGSSELANGLSSLNCDVLASNIFIPSKNKNFAKSYTIKEKNGVKIGILGVSPDDLKTLTLPKNVDSIVVLNIDSVITANLSELKNVNCDLIVLLSHNGVEMDSVFASKFHNDIDVIVGGHSHTPIFKPKVINGTLIVQAGSYGKFLGKLDLKVDIEKDTIVDYFGKLNETVLDSAVFDLVAAAKVDTMIAAIEPVMKSVIGTLEVDWKKNNCGQWTADALRAMFNTDIAFLNAGSIRKDMLKGDITVGDIWEINPFGNNIMTFSVSGKTIRKMIANNVRMASKDEELNGYDMIIFSGMIVRVDPDKIKDDNDDFVLSIEVNGSQIDLEKIYSVVTNSYTASQAKKYFGDFGEEINAFDTNVIDRDALLDAVKQQKVINNVFETRLFLVKEK; encoded by the coding sequence ATGAAGAAAACATTTTTTGTATTATTATTAACCTTTATTTGCGGTTATTCCTTCTCTCAGGATAACGTTAAAGAGATTTCTATTCTGCACTGGAACGATTTCCATGCCCGAAACTTACCGTATAAAACATCAAAAAAGAAAGACGGCGAAACTATAAATTATTTCGTCGGCGGTACTGCTTCCATGCTTGGATACCTCAATAAATTCAGGAATGAGAATTCTCTCGTTCTTCATGGAGGTGACGATTATCAGGGAAGTCCCATTTCTTCCATAACAAAAGGGTTGTCACAGATTGAACTTCTGAACCTTTATAATATCGATGCTTTCGTTATCGGCAATCATGAGTTTGACTACGGTTCTTCCGAGCTTGCTAATGGTCTTAGTTCGCTCAACTGCGATGTTCTCGCGTCGAATATATTTATCCCCTCTAAAAATAAGAATTTTGCAAAATCATATACTATAAAGGAAAAGAACGGCGTTAAAATAGGAATTCTCGGTGTTTCTCCGGACGATTTAAAAACTCTCACCCTTCCGAAAAACGTCGATTCTATTGTTGTTCTGAATATCGATTCCGTTATTACAGCTAACCTTTCTGAATTAAAAAATGTTAACTGTGACCTTATCGTCCTCCTTTCTCATAACGGCGTTGAAATGGACAGCGTTTTTGCGTCAAAGTTTCATAACGATATTGATGTCATCGTTGGCGGACATTCACATACACCAATTTTTAAACCCAAAGTCATCAACGGTACTTTAATCGTTCAGGCTGGCTCATACGGTAAATTTCTCGGTAAACTCGACCTTAAGGTTGATATTGAAAAAGATACTATCGTAGATTATTTCGGAAAACTAAATGAAACCGTGCTCGATTCTGCTGTCTTCGATTTAGTCGCCGCAGCAAAAGTTGATACCATGATTGCTGCTATCGAACCCGTAATGAAAAGCGTTATTGGCACCCTTGAAGTTGACTGGAAAAAGAATAATTGCGGTCAGTGGACTGCAGACGCTTTAAGAGCAATGTTCAATACCGATATTGCTTTCCTGAATGCAGGAAGCATTCGTAAAGATATGCTTAAGGGTGATATAACCGTAGGCGATATTTGGGAAATAAATCCTTTCGGAAATAATATAATGACTTTCTCTGTATCGGGTAAAACTATTCGCAAGATGATTGCTAATAACGTAAGAATGGCTTCTAAAGATGAAGAGCTGAACGGTTACGATATGATAATTTTCTCCGGGATGATTGTTAGAGTTGATCCCGATAAAATAAAAGATGATAACGATGATTTCGTCCTGAGTATTGAAGTCAATGGCTCTCAAATTGACCTTGAAAAAATTTATTCTGTAGTAACAAACAGCTATACCGCTTCGCAGGCTAAAAAATATTTCGGAGATTTCGGTGAGGAGATTAATGCATTCGATACAAATGTTATCGATAGAGATGCCCTGCTCGATGCCGTTAAGCAACAAAAAGTAATTAATAACGTATTTGAAACAAGACTCTTTTTAGTAAAGGAAAAATAA
- a CDS encoding oxidative damage protection protein encodes MAEPRIVHCIKLKKDLPGLDRLPVQGELGQKVYDNVSKEAFKMFLDYFKMIVNEYRLDLSNPDTDKIFLDQMKEYLFGSGGELPKEYTPEKK; translated from the coding sequence ATGGCAGAACCAAGAATTGTACATTGTATTAAATTGAAAAAAGACCTCCCCGGCCTCGATAGGCTCCCCGTGCAGGGAGAACTCGGACAAAAGGTCTACGATAATGTTTCTAAAGAAGCTTTTAAAATGTTTCTCGATTATTTTAAAATGATCGTTAATGAATACAGACTCGACCTTTCAAACCCCGATACAGATAAAATATTTCTGGATCAGATGAAAGAGTACTTGTTCGGCTCTGGTGGTGAACTGCCGAAAGAATACACACCGGAAAAAAAGTAA
- a CDS encoding PP2C family protein-serine/threonine phosphatase: MVTAFEFDRYLELSKEDSYKLHQDEKNYSALKKFVLVFNIVFGFVTLTTLFDGEIEFDSYSTFFIFGISLVVKIFYHRIFTEKNIRKRIYTLVISALLLFMLSDILQNIVESRTPVKTVIEKLDNKSSSVKVTLDEEKSDTTNIIIFFSLSLLFFRFKKSDIVRLFALVFGLPALSELIFFRNINFLDILPGLIIASVCFMIAYSTESRKQNKFSKNYDVYYKRHYESIRMKKELNYAREIQLSMLPESAKSIGDLSIAGTSIPANEVGGDYYDYFKISDSQTGIFICDVSGHGVASALLLSGLRSCMHLILEDTANPEEVFIKLNKMIRRTQNRKMFVTAVFAVIDSNRNKCTLFNAGHLPPYKISAGSNELFKIRRHGVALGAVDAFASINEDNLVTFDFKKGDKLLLYTDGIIEAMDSNKNEYGFEKFEDYLYMHTDSSPAELLEGLVKDVNRFTGNTEQIDDISILVLSRS, encoded by the coding sequence ATGGTCACGGCTTTCGAATTCGATAGGTATCTTGAACTCTCTAAAGAGGATTCTTATAAACTGCATCAGGATGAGAAAAATTATTCTGCCCTCAAAAAGTTTGTTCTTGTCTTTAATATTGTATTTGGATTTGTTACTCTTACTACTCTGTTCGACGGCGAAATCGAATTTGACTCATATTCAACATTCTTTATTTTCGGTATTTCTCTCGTTGTAAAAATCTTCTATCATAGGATATTCACCGAAAAGAATATACGCAAAAGAATTTATACCCTTGTTATATCAGCCCTGTTGCTGTTCATGCTTTCAGATATTCTTCAAAACATAGTCGAAAGCAGAACACCTGTTAAAACTGTCATTGAAAAACTTGATAATAAAAGCAGTAGTGTTAAAGTAACCCTCGATGAAGAAAAAAGCGATACGACTAATATTATTATCTTCTTTTCGCTGTCCCTCCTTTTTTTCCGCTTTAAAAAAAGTGATATCGTAAGGCTATTTGCTCTTGTTTTTGGACTTCCTGCACTTTCTGAGCTCATATTCTTCCGCAATATCAATTTCCTTGATATATTGCCGGGGCTCATAATTGCTTCAGTCTGTTTTATGATTGCTTACTCTACTGAAAGCAGAAAGCAGAATAAATTCAGCAAGAACTACGATGTCTATTATAAGCGGCATTATGAAAGCATCAGAATGAAAAAGGAGCTTAACTATGCACGCGAGATTCAGCTATCTATGCTTCCGGAAAGTGCTAAATCAATCGGAGACCTTAGCATTGCTGGAACTTCAATTCCCGCAAATGAAGTCGGTGGTGACTACTATGATTATTTTAAGATATCTGATTCCCAAACAGGAATCTTTATCTGCGATGTGTCTGGTCATGGTGTCGCAAGTGCTTTGCTGCTTTCAGGACTCAGAAGCTGTATGCACCTGATTCTTGAGGATACTGCAAACCCCGAGGAGGTTTTCATTAAACTTAACAAAATGATTCGGCGTACTCAAAACAGAAAGATGTTTGTTACGGCAGTTTTTGCAGTCATCGATTCTAATCGGAATAAGTGTACTTTGTTCAATGCAGGTCATCTTCCTCCCTATAAGATTTCGGCTGGCTCAAATGAGCTGTTTAAAATAAGACGGCATGGTGTTGCACTCGGGGCCGTAGATGCTTTCGCAAGTATTAATGAAGATAATCTGGTTACTTTCGATTTTAAAAAAGGTGATAAGCTTCTTTTGTACACTGACGGTATTATTGAAGCAATGGATAGTAACAAAAACGAATATGGTTTTGAAAAATTTGAAGACTATCTTTATATGCATACGGATAGCAGCCCCGCAGAGCTGCTCGAGGGTTTAGTTAAAGACGTTAACCGGTTTACCGGTAACACCGAACAGATAGATGATATAAGTATTCTTGTTCTTTCGAGAAGTTAA
- a CDS encoding chromophore lyase CpcT/CpeT codes for MKNYFLIILFSLLIGSLNAQIEIPNQDENVEQDDLSLLASYLQGSFSSEEQSQKDTTYFNIVLHMKRMWHDRTDGIWIYAEQASVSSADKPYKQRIYRLTQLPDGSFESAVFTFPDPLKYAGDWKSEKPLENLNPSNLTQRKGCSVFMRKNDDGSFTGSTKGKNCESDLRSAKYATSEVIIKKDAMISWDRGFNEKDEQVWGTAKGGYIFKKLNN; via the coding sequence ATGAAAAATTATTTCTTAATAATATTATTTTCTCTTCTTATTGGAAGTCTTAACGCTCAGATAGAAATTCCTAATCAAGATGAAAATGTTGAACAGGATGATTTGTCGCTTCTTGCCTCGTACCTGCAGGGTTCGTTCTCAAGCGAAGAGCAGTCGCAAAAAGACACAACTTACTTCAACATTGTTCTTCACATGAAAAGAATGTGGCATGATAGAACTGATGGTATATGGATTTATGCCGAACAGGCTTCCGTTTCATCAGCCGATAAACCTTACAAGCAAAGGATTTACAGACTTACTCAGCTGCCCGATGGTTCTTTCGAAAGTGCAGTATTTACTTTTCCTGATCCCTTGAAATATGCTGGAGATTGGAAAAGTGAAAAACCTCTTGAAAACCTGAATCCTTCTAATCTTACTCAGAGAAAAGGTTGTTCCGTTTTTATGAGAAAAAATGACGACGGCTCATTCACGGGCTCAACAAAAGGAAAAAATTGTGAAAGCGACCTTCGCAGTGCAAAATATGCAACTAGCGAAGTTATTATTAAAAAAGATGCCATGATTAGCTGGGACAGAGGTTTCAACGAAAAGGATGAACAAGTATGGGGCACCGCTAAAGGCGGCTATATCTTCAAAAAACTCAACAACTAA
- the purE gene encoding 5-(carboxyamino)imidazole ribonucleotide mutase, which translates to MSKPVVGIIMGSDSDLPVMNLASEILDKFGVTYEVKITSAHRTPDFMASYSKNAYKRGIKVIIAGAGGSAHLPGMSAAYSPVPVIGVPVETKALKGLDSLLSIVQMPYGVPVATVAINNARNAALLAVEILGTSDKKLLSKVLKFKRDIEKESLRKNNKLNRNSK; encoded by the coding sequence ATGTCAAAACCTGTAGTTGGAATAATCATGGGCTCTGATTCAGACCTTCCGGTTATGAATCTGGCTTCTGAAATACTCGATAAGTTCGGAGTAACCTATGAAGTTAAAATTACTTCTGCACATCGTACTCCCGATTTTATGGCATCCTATTCGAAGAATGCTTACAAAAGAGGTATCAAAGTAATCATCGCAGGAGCAGGCGGTTCTGCACATCTTCCGGGTATGTCTGCTGCATATTCGCCCGTTCCTGTGATAGGCGTTCCTGTTGAAACAAAAGCTCTCAAGGGGCTTGATTCTCTTCTCTCTATCGTACAGATGCCCTACGGTGTCCCTGTTGCTACTGTTGCTATCAACAACGCCCGTAATGCTGCCTTGCTTGCAGTCGAAATTCTCGGTACTTCAGATAAGAAACTTTTATCAAAGGTACTGAAGTTTAAGAGAGATATCGAAAAAGAATCTCTTCGAAAGAATAATAAACTTAATAGAAACTCAAAATGA
- the crtI gene encoding phytoene desaturase family protein yields MKTVGIIGAGIGGLSAAIHLASKGFEVTVFEKNSLPGGKASSFSHQGFRFDTGPSLLTMIDVVEQLFDEAGEHLSDYLDVKKLDVLCKYFYPDGIELNAYSDFNKFAAEIESKTSDTSNNLSEYFSYSKVIFDLTKKIFLYDPYMGIKSLLNFNSVKTLFKIRKIDSFRTMHEANKSFFSDPKLVQLFDRYATYNGSNPYLAPATLNLISHVENSLGGYYLSEGMYSLVKALWNLALKKGVNFMLSRNVSSVRKSGNKIESLISENKPYSFDYYVSNLDSLSANKLFFSESDFKIKEERLSSSAMVFYWGINTEFPQLDTHNILFSADYKKEFNSIFLEKTISDDVTIYIYVSSKFNPADAPEGCENWFVMINTPPNLNQNWFELTETYRALIIDKIESVIETDIRSKILFEKVLNPEIMEHQTGSYKGSLYGYSSNTRFSAFKRQSNRSKKFKNLFYCGGSAHPGGGIPLVILSGKNVSELIADVQY; encoded by the coding sequence TTGAAAACTGTTGGAATTATCGGTGCAGGCATCGGCGGTTTATCTGCTGCAATTCACCTCGCATCAAAAGGTTTTGAAGTAACTGTATTTGAAAAGAACTCCCTCCCCGGAGGTAAAGCATCATCGTTTTCCCATCAGGGCTTTCGCTTCGATACAGGTCCGTCTTTGCTTACAATGATTGATGTTGTTGAACAATTGTTCGATGAAGCAGGTGAACATTTATCAGATTATCTTGACGTTAAAAAACTCGATGTACTTTGTAAATATTTCTATCCTGACGGGATAGAACTTAATGCCTATAGTGATTTCAATAAGTTTGCTGCAGAAATTGAATCTAAAACCTCGGATACTTCCAATAATTTATCTGAGTATTTCTCGTATTCTAAAGTAATATTTGACCTTACTAAAAAGATATTTTTGTACGATCCTTATATGGGAATAAAATCGTTGTTAAATTTTAACTCAGTTAAAACACTTTTTAAAATCCGTAAAATAGATTCGTTCCGCACAATGCATGAGGCAAACAAGTCTTTTTTCTCTGACCCTAAACTTGTCCAATTGTTCGATAGATATGCTACTTATAATGGCTCTAATCCATACCTTGCACCGGCAACACTTAATCTTATATCTCATGTCGAAAATTCTCTCGGTGGATATTACTTGTCCGAAGGAATGTATAGTCTCGTAAAAGCCCTGTGGAATCTCGCTCTGAAGAAAGGCGTTAATTTTATGCTCAGCCGAAACGTCTCATCCGTCAGAAAATCCGGAAATAAAATTGAATCACTAATATCAGAAAACAAGCCTTATTCTTTTGATTACTATGTGTCAAATCTTGATTCACTCTCGGCTAACAAACTATTTTTCTCGGAAAGTGATTTTAAAATAAAAGAGGAAAGACTCTCATCCTCTGCTATGGTCTTTTATTGGGGAATTAATACGGAATTTCCTCAACTTGATACACACAACATTTTGTTCTCTGCAGATTATAAAAAAGAGTTTAATAGCATCTTTCTTGAAAAAACCATCTCCGATGATGTCACCATCTATATTTACGTATCCTCTAAGTTTAATCCTGCTGACGCACCTGAGGGTTGCGAGAACTGGTTTGTAATGATTAATACCCCTCCAAATCTTAACCAGAACTGGTTCGAACTAACCGAAACATACCGTGCTTTAATCATTGATAAAATTGAATCAGTAATTGAAACTGATATTAGGAGTAAAATACTTTTTGAAAAAGTACTGAATCCGGAAATTATGGAACATCAGACAGGAAGCTATAAAGGCAGTTTGTACGGATATTCTTCAAACACCAGATTTTCTGCCTTCAAAAGACAGTCAAACCGTTCAAAGAAATTCAAAAACCTGTTTTATTGCGGTGGATCTGCTCATCCGGGAGGAGGAATTCCTCTGGTTATTCTCTCGGGGAAAAACGTTTCGGAATTAATTGCTGACGTACAGTATTAA
- a CDS encoding phytoene/squalene synthase family protein, giving the protein MKYDLNIIPDFLKGTYSEYKDYTKYYAKSFYFSSFALPKEKRNAAYAVYAFCRYADNITDISKYESPEFLESKINFLLEILDEVYKHVNDGSKYISDFTLTVKKFNIPKEYFRELIDGVASDIHKKVYYNFEELDVYCYKVASVVGLIMTKIMGYSNDNALEHAVHLGKAMQLTNILRDVADDYSMGRIYLPKEELDRFNYTEDDIKNKIIDERFYAMMKFQINRAREYYNLAEKGFKYLPNDGSRSTVKMMSRIYSGILSEIENNNYDVYSKRHYVSTFSKVMMTMKIFSDKRSSKGKAAIKSGSKPAVNLES; this is encoded by the coding sequence ATGAAATATGATTTAAACATAATTCCCGATTTCCTGAAGGGTACTTACAGCGAATACAAGGATTATACAAAATACTATGCAAAGAGTTTTTATTTCTCCTCTTTCGCATTGCCTAAGGAAAAAAGAAATGCCGCATATGCTGTTTATGCATTTTGCAGATATGCTGATAATATTACCGATATTTCTAAATATGAATCGCCGGAGTTTCTTGAAAGCAAAATCAATTTCCTTCTTGAAATACTTGATGAAGTTTATAAGCATGTTAATGACGGCTCAAAGTATATTTCAGATTTCACTCTGACTGTTAAAAAATTTAACATTCCAAAAGAATACTTCCGGGAACTTATTGATGGTGTCGCCTCCGATATACATAAGAAAGTTTATTATAACTTTGAAGAACTTGATGTCTATTGCTATAAGGTTGCATCTGTTGTTGGTCTTATAATGACTAAAATCATGGGGTATTCTAATGACAATGCACTTGAACATGCCGTACATCTCGGAAAAGCCATGCAGCTGACAAATATTTTAAGAGATGTAGCCGATGATTATTCTATGGGAAGAATATATTTGCCCAAAGAAGAACTTGACAGGTTTAACTACACAGAAGATGATATTAAGAATAAAATTATCGACGAGCGCTTTTATGCAATGATGAAATTCCAGATAAACAGGGCAAGGGAATATTACAATCTCGCAGAAAAGGGGTTTAAATATCTTCCTAATGACGGTTCTCGCTCAACCGTTAAAATGATGAGCAGAATCTATTCCGGAATCTTGTCTGAAATTGAAAACAATAATTACGATGTATATTCTAAACGTCATTATGTTAGTACTTTCTCAAAAGTTATGATGACAATGAAAATATTTTCTGATAAGCGTTCATCTAAAGGAAAAGCAGCCATTAAGTCTGGCAGTAAACCGGCCGTTAATTTGGAGAGTTAA